A single window of Candidatus Gastranaerophilales bacterium DNA harbors:
- a CDS encoding tetratricopeptide repeat protein, producing the protein MKILRILAFNLLVLCIASTAFAVDYYAVGQSFYNKGNYTEAGKNFVEALKLNPNNVNCRYYYAQTLMYLKNYDRAKVEYGYVVQLAPNSQAGIYSKQALATFVPSLEEKPSAVSTIDNYVKNAITTSGELVVWNKQNMPLKIYIDNSLKVNNAYVDSAKTALSNWKESSEGNFDYVYTQEKPNADIVITFKGIAPKSQNQILGMTKHKSQNGYITAVQVDLYTQGPNYKPLTPVDVYNVALHEFGHAIGIWGHSDNKSDIMYALYNQTGNPGRLQLSLRDKNTAKAIYEIDKNPYSTSDNSITSVFGNKEDRLNTKLEQGLEYIQTVPYNPVGYINVAKTYIALDNEYEAIGFYQKALTLDPNNADALKALGNIYYKRNDLKNTELMYKALIRIEPTNPHAYCNLANAYIRNNQAYNAQSLVTNLLYRNPKAKEEKCIQEIMSKLNMK; encoded by the coding sequence ATGAAGATATTAAGAATTTTAGCCTTTAATTTGTTGGTTTTATGTATAGCTTCAACTGCTTTTGCGGTTGATTATTATGCGGTTGGACAAAGTTTTTATAACAAAGGAAATTACACGGAAGCGGGCAAAAATTTTGTAGAAGCGCTTAAACTGAACCCTAATAATGTTAATTGCCGCTATTATTATGCCCAAACTCTTATGTATCTTAAGAACTATGACAGAGCCAAAGTTGAATACGGCTATGTTGTTCAGCTTGCGCCAAATTCACAGGCGGGAATATATTCCAAACAAGCGCTGGCAACTTTTGTACCGTCTTTGGAAGAAAAACCTTCTGCCGTAAGTACTATTGATAATTACGTTAAAAATGCAATTACGACTTCAGGCGAATTAGTTGTCTGGAATAAACAAAATATGCCTTTAAAAATCTATATTGATAATTCCCTGAAGGTTAACAATGCGTACGTTGATAGCGCAAAAACCGCGCTTAGCAACTGGAAAGAATCTTCTGAAGGCAATTTTGACTACGTATACACGCAGGAAAAACCAAATGCTGATATTGTCATCACATTTAAAGGTATTGCCCCAAAATCCCAAAATCAAATCTTGGGGATGACAAAACATAAAAGCCAAAATGGTTATATTACAGCTGTTCAGGTAGATTTATATACCCAGGGTCCGAATTATAAACCGCTCACACCCGTTGATGTTTATAACGTAGCTCTCCATGAATTCGGGCATGCAATAGGTATTTGGGGACATAGCGATAATAAAAGCGACATTATGTATGCGCTTTACAATCAAACAGGTAACCCGGGGAGGTTACAGCTTTCTTTAAGAGATAAAAATACCGCAAAAGCTATTTATGAAATAGACAAAAATCCTTATTCCACATCGGATAATTCTATCACTTCCGTATTCGGCAACAAAGAAGACAGGTTAAATACCAAATTGGAACAAGGGTTGGAATATATTCAAACCGTGCCTTATAATCCGGTCGGATATATAAACGTGGCAAAGACTTATATAGCATTGGACAATGAATACGAAGCAATAGGATTTTATCAAAAAGCTTTGACCTTGGACCCGAATAATGCGGACGCATTAAAAGCGTTGGGTAATATTTATTACAAGCGCAACGATTTAAAAAATACCGAACTTATGTATAAAGCATTAATCAGGATTGAACCTACAAACCCGCATGCTTATTGCAATCTGGCTAATGCATATATTAGAAATAATCAGGCATACAACGCTCAAAGCCTTGTAACAAATTTATTATACAGAAATCCCAAGGCTAAAGAGGAGAAATGTATTCAGGAAATTATGTCAAAATTAAACATGAAGTAG
- a CDS encoding deaminase → MVLDWDSYFLEMAKTASKRSSCLRAQVGAIIVGADKMIKATGYNGTPAKVESCLERNYCFRIHNKIPSGTRYETCRSIHAEQNAIIQAGLDRTKGAAMYIYGHDFICILCKRFILQAQIENIILKKDDDSPVIRLTAADLKEDLERTENLTETAEVKN, encoded by the coding sequence ATGGTATTAGATTGGGATTCATATTTTTTAGAGATGGCAAAAACAGCGTCTAAACGCTCCAGTTGTCTTCGCGCACAGGTGGGCGCGATTATAGTGGGAGCTGATAAAATGATTAAAGCAACAGGCTATAACGGCACCCCGGCTAAAGTTGAATCTTGTTTAGAGCGCAATTACTGTTTTAGAATTCATAACAAAATTCCTTCCGGTACAAGATATGAAACCTGCCGTTCCATTCATGCAGAACAAAATGCAATCATACAGGCGGGTCTGGACCGCACAAAAGGTGCTGCAATGTATATTTACGGGCATGATTTTATTTGTATTTTGTGCAAACGCTTCATCCTGCAGGCACAGATTGAAAATATAATTCTTAAAAAAGATGATGACTCACCTGTTATAAGATTAACAGCAGCTGATTTAAAAGAAGATTTAGAAAGAACGGAAAATTTAACGGAAACTGCAGAAGTAAAAAATTAA
- a CDS encoding septum formation initiator family protein, with translation MKKINEGLNKFSEGNYRAKRKKQGLSLLSILLLIFFVQLAYSIVMNSVKYVSLRGKINKLESIDKVATQKNILLREELEKYNSSKGVESLARNRLKLTQDGEMLVIIKNHNEEE, from the coding sequence GTGAAAAAAATTAATGAGGGATTAAACAAATTTTCAGAAGGGAATTATAGGGCAAAAAGGAAAAAACAGGGGCTTTCTTTGCTTAGTATTTTACTGTTGATATTTTTTGTACAATTAGCCTACAGCATTGTAATGAACAGCGTTAAATACGTTAGTTTACGGGGCAAAATTAATAAACTGGAATCTATTGATAAAGTCGCTACCCAAAAAAACATACTCTTAAGAGAAGAACTTGAAAAATACAATTCGAGCAAAGGTGTGGAATCATTGGCAAGAAACCGGTTAAAATTAACTCAGGACGGTGAAATGCTTGTTATTATAAAAAATCATAACGAAGAAGAATAA